The Fortiea contorta PCC 7126 genome has a segment encoding these proteins:
- the dnaN gene encoding DNA polymerase III subunit beta, with protein sequence MDKTRPTFFYHKTLPILYTKLFRLFRLPSRIIALPAVKLLQALEATLFAASHDETKLVLAGVNFKFSRTSWEAAATDGHRLAVASGTIESNENAQDGTELDTLEITIPYQILTELQKILSSVGENYECTISINNGIAVFDLPCIQITSRLLEGQYPQYSSLIPQQFQHQFTTDRKVFDNALKRVGIVADQKEKIVAVKFDYTNQQATLSTESQDVGGAVESILIKSEIDHPENLQIAFNIKYVADALKFIPTDEVIIKANQPTQPVIITPVGGILNQLILVMPVQLISINKEPSTKENVSATAEEIQATEDVSLINDEAPSTIEIAAEVIEETTLIATNLSVPESTEETTTEEAITSTNPPATKPRGRKKKTQAA encoded by the coding sequence ATTGACAAAACTAGACCTACCTTTTTCTATCACAAAACGCTACCCATCTTATACACCAAGCTTTTTAGGCTGTTTCGTCTCCCCTCCAGGATTATTGCACTACCAGCCGTCAAACTTTTACAAGCATTAGAAGCAACACTATTTGCTGCAAGTCATGATGAAACCAAGTTAGTTCTAGCTGGAGTAAATTTTAAATTTAGTAGAACAAGTTGGGAGGCTGCGGCTACTGATGGTCATCGTTTAGCAGTCGCTTCTGGCACTATAGAATCTAATGAGAATGCACAGGATGGAACTGAGTTAGATACACTAGAAATCACAATTCCTTATCAAATACTTACAGAATTGCAAAAGATTCTAAGTAGTGTGGGAGAAAACTATGAATGCACTATTAGCATTAATAATGGAATTGCAGTATTTGATTTACCATGTATTCAGATAACTAGCAGATTACTAGAAGGACAATATCCCCAATATTCATCTCTCATTCCCCAACAATTTCAACATCAATTTACCACAGATAGAAAAGTCTTTGATAATGCTTTGAAACGAGTAGGAATTGTTGCTGACCAAAAAGAAAAAATTGTTGCTGTCAAGTTTGATTACACCAATCAACAAGCGACGTTATCTACAGAATCTCAAGATGTCGGTGGTGCTGTTGAATCTATTTTAATCAAGTCAGAAATAGATCATCCAGAAAACTTACAGATTGCTTTCAACATAAAATATGTTGCTGATGCGTTAAAATTCATTCCTACTGATGAGGTGATTATTAAGGCAAATCAACCCACTCAACCCGTTATCATCACTCCTGTTGGTGGCATTCTCAATCAGCTAATTCTGGTGATGCCAGTACAGTTAATTTCCATAAATAAAGAACCTTCTACAAAAGAGAATGTCTCAGCGACTGCGGAAGAAATTCAGGCGACAGAAGATGTCTCACTAATAAATGATGAAGCACCGTCAACAATTGAGATAGCTGCCGAGGTAATAGAAGAAACTACTCTTATAGCAACAAATCTTTCTGTACCAGAATCAACGGAGGAGAC